A region of the Vibrio tubiashii genome:
AAGGCAAGCTATCACGCGATGATGCGGAAGAATTTATTAACGAACTACGTAAAGCGAAACGTTATCAAAGGGATGTGTACTAATGACTTTTTCTACTGAGAATAATAAGCAGGTTGTATTAGGCGAAGAGTTAGGAAAGCTTTCTGATAACGAGCGTCTAAAAACGCAAAGTAACTTCTTACGTGGTACGATCGAGCAAGACCTACAAGACAGAATTACGGGCGGTTTTACCGCTGACAACTTTCAGCTGATTCGTTTCCACGGCATGTATCAGCAAGATGACCGTGACATTCGTAACGAACGTGCAAAGCAAAAACTTGAGCCGCTACATAATGTCATGCTGCGTGCTCGTATGCCGGGTGGCATTATCAAACCGGATCAGTGGCTAGCGATTGATAAGTTCGCGACTGAGCACTCTCTTTACGGCAGTATTCGCCTGACGACTCGTCAAACCTTTCAGTTTCACGGAGTTCTTAAGCCGAACATTAAGTTGATGCACCAAACCCTAAACAGTATTGGTATTGATTCGATTGCAACAGCGGGTGATGTGAACCGTAACGTTTTGTGTACCACTAACCCAATCGAGTCAGAGTTGCATCAAGAAGCCTATGAGTGGGCTAAGAAAATCAGTGAGCATTTGCTACCTAAGACTAAGGCATACGCAGAAATTTGGCTAGATGGCGAGAAAGTAGAGACAACAGAAGGTGACGAGCCAATCCTAGGTAAGACTTATCTTCCTCGTAAGTTTAAAACGACGGTAGTGATTCCGCCGCAAAATGATGTTGATGTTCACGCTAATGATCTTAACTTTGTGGCGATAGGTGAGAACGGCAAGCTGGTGGGCTTTAATGTTCTTGTCGGTGGTGGCTTGGCAATGACCCACGGTGATACCTCTACTTATGCTCGTCGTGCTGATGACTTTGGGTTTGTTCCGCTAGAGAAAACGCTTGATGTTGCAGCGGCAGTTGTTACCACTCAGCGTGACTGGGGTAACCGCTCGAACCGTAAGAATGCCAAAACCAAGTACACCTTAGATCGCGTCGGTATCGACGTGTTCAAGGCAGAAGTAGAAAAGCGCGCAGGTGTTGAGTTTGCTGAAAGTCGACCTTATGAATTTACTGACCGCGGCGATCGTATCGGTTGGGTTGAAGGTATCGATGGTAAACATCACTTAGCACTGTTTATCGAGAATGGACGCTTATTGGATTTCCCAGGTAAACCTCTTAAGACAGGGGTTGCCGAAATTGCCAAGATCCATAAAGGTGACTTCCGCATGACAGCCAACCAAAACTTAATTGTTGCGGGCGTCTCGAAAAGTCAAAAAGCCAAGATCGAAAAGATCGCACGTGAACACGGTTTGATTGATGATAGCGTGAGTGAACAGCGTAAGAGTTCGATGGCATGTGTCGCTTTCCCAACTTGCCCACTTGCTATGGCTGAAGCTGAGCGCTTCTTACCTCAGTTTGTAACAGACGTAGAAGGCATACTTGAGAAACACGGTTTGCCAGAAGAAGAAAATATCATCTTACGTGTGACTGGTTGTCCGAATGGTTGTGGTCGTGCAATGTTGGCTGAAATCGGCTTAGTCGGTAAAGCTCCAGGGCGCTATAACCTCCACCTAGGTGGTAACCGAGCGGGTACACGCATTCCAAAGATGTACAAAGAGAACATTACCGATAAGCAGATTCTTGAAGAAATCGATCAATTGGTTGGTCGTTGGGCGCAAGAGCGTGAAACGGGTGAAGGGTTTGGTGATTTTGCAATTCGTGCCGGAATCATCCAAGAGGTAAAAGTATCGAAGAGGGATTTACATGCTTGATTCTGTCGCTTCTAAACCTCAGTTAGCGAAACTTCTCTCATTAACTAAGACGGAACAAATACTCCAGCTTGGTCAAATTAATGCAGAGTTAGAGCAGCTAACTGCGCAGCAAAGAGTTGCTTGGGCGCTTGAAAACCTTGAAGGTCAG
Encoded here:
- the cysI gene encoding assimilatory sulfite reductase (NADPH) hemoprotein subunit, giving the protein MTFSTENNKQVVLGEELGKLSDNERLKTQSNFLRGTIEQDLQDRITGGFTADNFQLIRFHGMYQQDDRDIRNERAKQKLEPLHNVMLRARMPGGIIKPDQWLAIDKFATEHSLYGSIRLTTRQTFQFHGVLKPNIKLMHQTLNSIGIDSIATAGDVNRNVLCTTNPIESELHQEAYEWAKKISEHLLPKTKAYAEIWLDGEKVETTEGDEPILGKTYLPRKFKTTVVIPPQNDVDVHANDLNFVAIGENGKLVGFNVLVGGGLAMTHGDTSTYARRADDFGFVPLEKTLDVAAAVVTTQRDWGNRSNRKNAKTKYTLDRVGIDVFKAEVEKRAGVEFAESRPYEFTDRGDRIGWVEGIDGKHHLALFIENGRLLDFPGKPLKTGVAEIAKIHKGDFRMTANQNLIVAGVSKSQKAKIEKIAREHGLIDDSVSEQRKSSMACVAFPTCPLAMAEAERFLPQFVTDVEGILEKHGLPEEENIILRVTGCPNGCGRAMLAEIGLVGKAPGRYNLHLGGNRAGTRIPKMYKENITDKQILEEIDQLVGRWAQERETGEGFGDFAIRAGIIQEVKVSKRDLHA